From the Sinorhizobium garamanticum genome, one window contains:
- the araH gene encoding L-arabinose ABC transporter permease AraH, with product MTSLKKILLGEQGLVVIFAVAFVIVSLTVPNFLSERNMLGLLQSVVTIGIIACTMMFCLASRDFDLSVGSTVAFSGMVAVMASNASGSILIGLLAAVLCGGFVGTINGVVIARFRINALITTLATMQIVRGFALIASDGRAVGINDPSFYQLALSRFLGVPTPIWVMGLFFIVFGFVLNRTVFGKNTLAIGGNPEASRLAGVDVARMRIWIFALQGIVCAVAGVLLASRITSGQPNAATGLELSVISACVLGGVSLAGGRAAMTGVIVGVLIMGIAENVMNLLNIQAFYQYVVRGLILLLAVLLDNLRSVAGRQRV from the coding sequence ATGACCTCTTTGAAAAAAATCCTTCTCGGCGAACAGGGCCTCGTCGTCATCTTCGCGGTCGCTTTCGTCATCGTGTCGCTGACGGTTCCGAATTTCCTCAGCGAACGCAATATGCTCGGCCTGCTGCAGTCGGTCGTCACCATCGGCATCATTGCCTGCACCATGATGTTCTGCCTCGCCTCACGCGATTTCGACCTTTCCGTCGGCTCGACGGTGGCGTTTTCCGGCATGGTGGCCGTCATGGCCTCGAACGCCTCTGGCTCGATCCTGATTGGGCTGCTGGCCGCCGTGCTGTGCGGCGGCTTTGTCGGCACGATCAACGGCGTCGTCATCGCCCGCTTTCGCATCAATGCGCTGATCACGACGCTTGCGACCATGCAGATCGTCCGCGGCTTCGCGCTGATCGCGTCGGACGGCCGCGCCGTCGGCATCAACGATCCCAGCTTCTATCAGCTTGCGCTGTCGCGCTTCCTCGGCGTCCCGACTCCGATCTGGGTGATGGGCCTGTTCTTCATCGTCTTCGGCTTCGTGCTGAACCGAACCGTCTTCGGCAAGAACACGCTGGCGATCGGCGGCAATCCGGAGGCCTCGCGTCTCGCTGGCGTCGACGTCGCCCGCATGCGCATCTGGATCTTCGCGCTGCAAGGCATCGTCTGTGCCGTTGCCGGCGTGCTGCTTGCCTCGCGCATCACCTCCGGACAGCCCAATGCCGCGACGGGCCTCGAACTCTCGGTCATCTCGGCCTGCGTGCTCGGCGGCGTGTCGCTTGCCGGCGGCCGCGCGGCGATGACCGGCGTCATCGTCGGCGTTTTGATCATGGGCATCGCCGAAAACGTCATGAACCTGCTCAACATCCAGGCCTTTTATCAATACGTGGTCCGCGGCCTGATCCTGCTGCTCGCGGTCCTCCTCGACAATCTGCGCTCGGTCGCGGGCAGACAGCGCGTCTGA
- a CDS encoding sugar phosphate isomerase/epimerase family protein, translating into MQVEGLSINLATIREQCGFAEAVDICLRHGITAIAPWRDQVAAVGLDEAVRIVKSNGLRLTGLCRGGFFPAADAAGREKAIDDNRRAIDEAAALGADCLVLVVGGLPGGSKNIDAARRMVEDGIATVLRHARAAGVPLAIEPLHPMYAADRACVNTLGQALDMCEALGPGVGVAIDVYHVWWDPDLANQIARAGEMKAILAHHVCDWLVPTRDMLTDRGMMGDGVIDLKGIRRRIEAAGFHGTQEVEIFSAENWWKRPAEEVIATCVERYRSSC; encoded by the coding sequence ATGCAGGTCGAGGGGCTTTCCATCAATCTGGCGACGATCCGCGAGCAGTGCGGTTTTGCTGAAGCGGTCGACATCTGCCTGCGGCACGGGATCACGGCGATCGCCCCGTGGCGGGACCAGGTGGCAGCGGTTGGGCTCGATGAGGCAGTCCGCATTGTCAAGTCCAACGGCTTGAGGCTCACCGGTCTCTGCCGCGGCGGCTTCTTCCCGGCGGCGGACGCAGCGGGTCGAGAGAAGGCCATCGACGATAACAGGCGCGCAATCGACGAGGCGGCCGCGCTCGGCGCCGATTGCCTGGTGCTGGTCGTCGGCGGTCTGCCCGGTGGATCGAAGAACATCGATGCTGCCCGCCGGATGGTCGAGGATGGCATCGCCACGGTGCTGCGGCATGCGCGCGCCGCCGGCGTTCCGCTTGCGATCGAGCCCCTGCATCCGATGTATGCCGCCGACCGCGCCTGCGTGAACACGCTCGGCCAGGCGCTCGACATGTGCGAGGCGCTCGGCCCCGGCGTCGGCGTCGCGATCGACGTCTATCACGTCTGGTGGGACCCCGATCTCGCCAACCAGATCGCGCGGGCGGGCGAAATGAAGGCGATCCTCGCACACCACGTCTGCGACTGGCTGGTCCCGACCAGGGACATGCTGACGGATCGCGGCATGATGGGCGACGGCGTCATCGATTTGAAGGGGATTCGGCGCCGGATCGAGGCAGCCGGCTTTCATGGGACGCAGGAGGTCGAGATCTTCTCAGCCGAGAACTGGTGGAAGCGGCCGGCCGAGGAGGTGATCGCCACCTGCGTGGAGCGTTATCGTAGCTCCTGCTGA
- a CDS encoding TetR/AcrR family transcriptional regulator has product MEKPQAGPRGRNGNGERAERSAQRDPERTRASILAAATKEFAENGMGGARVDAIAERAGINKRMLYHYFGDKEQLYLAVLEEAYIGIRTAEKSINLSDLEPEQGIAELAMFTWRYFLEHPEFLSLLGTENLHRARWLRQSTRLKELHSQLMGKLSDLLDRGRAKGLFREDVDPLHLYLTMAALGYFYLSNQYTLSTIFGRDLAERANIEGWERHIVHVTLASIRR; this is encoded by the coding sequence ATGGAAAAGCCGCAGGCGGGTCCCAGAGGAAGGAATGGAAACGGCGAGCGCGCTGAACGCTCCGCGCAGCGCGATCCCGAGCGGACGCGCGCATCTATCCTCGCGGCCGCCACCAAGGAGTTCGCGGAGAACGGCATGGGCGGGGCGCGAGTCGATGCCATAGCCGAGCGAGCCGGCATCAACAAGCGCATGCTCTATCACTACTTCGGCGACAAGGAGCAGCTCTACCTCGCCGTCCTGGAGGAGGCCTATATCGGCATAAGGACGGCTGAAAAATCGATCAATCTCAGTGACTTGGAGCCGGAACAGGGCATCGCCGAGCTGGCAATGTTCACATGGAGGTACTTCCTCGAGCATCCAGAGTTCCTGAGTCTGCTCGGTACGGAGAACCTTCACCGCGCCCGCTGGCTGCGTCAATCGACCCGGCTCAAGGAGCTGCATTCGCAACTCATGGGCAAGCTTTCCGACCTGCTCGACCGCGGCAGGGCAAAGGGCCTCTTCCGGGAGGATGTCGACCCGTTGCACCTCTATCTGACGATGGCGGCGCTCGGTTATTTCTACCTCTCGAACCAGTACACGCTGTCGACGATCTTTGGTCGTGATCTCGCGGAGCGTGCCAATATCGAGGGCTGGGAACGTCACATCGTTCATGTGACTTTGGCTTCGATCAGGCGCTGA
- the araG gene encoding L-arabinose ABC transporter ATP-binding protein AraG: MQDFLEFRSISKGYPGVQALSDVSFAVSKGAVHGLMGENGAGKSTLIRVLSGDQSADEGEIRIDGELQHYRSVRDAFHAGVIVIHQELQLVPELTVAENLWLGHFPGKGGVIDRRKLVGVVSQKLAEIGIDVDPTAKVASLSIGERQMVEIAKAVMLDARVIALDEPTSSLSSRESEILFALIERLRANGTVILYVSHRLDEIFRLCDSLTVLRDGKLAAHHTDIAKVTRDQIISEMVGREIANIWGWRGRSFGAERLRVENIAGAKLKVPLSFSVRRGDIVGFFGLIGAGRSEMARLVYGADTRSQGSVSVDGAAVPADSPPKSIRAGIVLCPEDRKFDGIVQGRSIEENMAISSRRHFSRLGIINPKKESELADKFIAKLRVRTPSRRQDIVNLSGGNQQKVILGRWLSEEGVKVLIIDEPTRGIDVGAKSEIYEILYGLAEQGMAIVVISSELPEVMGITDRIIVMCEGRLAADMPRAEFDERRILAAALPDIKNTKDLPLSQVQ; this comes from the coding sequence ATGCAGGACTTCCTCGAATTCCGATCCATTTCCAAAGGCTACCCCGGCGTCCAGGCGCTCTCGGATGTCTCCTTTGCCGTCAGCAAGGGCGCCGTCCACGGGCTCATGGGCGAGAACGGCGCCGGTAAGTCGACGCTGATCCGGGTTCTGTCCGGCGACCAATCGGCCGATGAGGGCGAGATCCGCATCGACGGCGAGCTGCAGCACTACCGTTCCGTGCGCGACGCCTTCCATGCGGGCGTCATCGTCATTCACCAGGAACTGCAGCTCGTGCCGGAGCTGACGGTCGCCGAAAACCTTTGGCTCGGCCATTTCCCCGGCAAGGGTGGCGTGATCGACCGGCGGAAACTCGTCGGCGTCGTCTCCCAAAAACTGGCCGAGATCGGCATCGATGTCGACCCAACCGCCAAGGTCGCATCGCTTTCGATCGGCGAGCGCCAGATGGTCGAGATCGCCAAGGCGGTGATGCTCGATGCGCGCGTCATCGCTCTCGATGAGCCTACCTCTTCGCTGTCCTCCCGCGAGAGCGAAATCCTCTTTGCCCTCATCGAGCGCCTGCGCGCGAATGGTACCGTTATTCTTTACGTCTCGCATCGCCTCGACGAGATCTTCCGGCTTTGCGACAGCCTCACGGTGCTGCGCGACGGCAAGCTCGCCGCCCATCACACCGACATCGCCAAGGTGACGCGCGACCAGATCATTTCGGAGATGGTCGGGCGTGAAATCGCAAACATCTGGGGCTGGCGGGGACGCAGCTTCGGCGCCGAGCGGCTGCGGGTCGAAAACATCGCGGGGGCAAAACTGAAGGTCCCGTTGAGCTTCTCCGTCAGGCGCGGCGACATCGTCGGATTCTTCGGCCTGATCGGCGCCGGCCGCAGCGAGATGGCGCGGCTCGTCTATGGAGCCGATACGCGCAGCCAGGGCAGCGTGTCGGTCGATGGCGCGGCGGTACCGGCAGACAGCCCGCCGAAGTCGATCCGTGCCGGCATCGTTCTTTGCCCGGAGGACCGCAAGTTCGATGGCATCGTCCAGGGCCGGTCGATCGAGGAGAACATGGCGATCTCCTCGCGCCGCCACTTTTCTCGCCTTGGCATCATCAACCCGAAGAAGGAAAGCGAGCTCGCCGACAAGTTCATCGCCAAGCTTCGGGTGCGAACGCCGTCCCGCCGTCAGGACATCGTCAACCTCTCGGGCGGCAACCAGCAAAAGGTCATTCTCGGTCGCTGGCTGTCCGAAGAAGGCGTCAAGGTTCTCATTATCGACGAGCCGACGCGCGGCATCGACGTCGGCGCGAAATCCGAGATCTACGAAATCCTCTACGGGCTCGCCGAACAGGGCATGGCGATCGTCGTCATCTCCAGCGAGCTGCCGGAGGTAATGGGCATCACGGATCGCATCATCGTGATGTGCGAGGGTCGACTGGCGGCCGACATGCCGCGCGCGGAATTCGATGAGCGGCGAATCCTCGCGGCAGCCCTTCCCGACATCAAGAACACCAAAGACCTTCCCCTCTCACAGGTGCAGTGA
- a CDS encoding aldose 1-epimerase: MPNDVLHLKNDELSIELSRFGGSLIAAAWRGIPFVKPIATAGIATQRFGAEAGFPLVPFGNRIEGNSFTFDGERFFLEPNTSGDPFCLHGDGWLSEWELKSHSGEQATLSFVHAERAGSPYAYEAVQDVRLDGSTLVLSLTVTNISARRLPFGLGHHPFFPRTAGTRLRARAKRIWGERIGHLPDVPGPIPRTLDFTEGNVLPAHWMNNAYDGWDGDASIEWPERQLALRLETQGAFGCFMIYSPGADADFFCFEPMTHLPNAHNMPNEAGGLVALKHGQSLAGTVRFHLTPIR, encoded by the coding sequence ATGCCGAACGATGTCCTGCATCTCAAGAATGACGAGCTCTCGATCGAGCTGAGCCGCTTTGGCGGCTCGCTCATCGCCGCCGCCTGGCGCGGCATCCCGTTCGTGAAGCCGATTGCGACCGCCGGAATCGCGACGCAGCGGTTTGGAGCGGAGGCGGGCTTCCCGCTCGTGCCCTTCGGCAACAGGATAGAAGGCAACAGCTTCACCTTCGATGGCGAGCGCTTCTTCCTCGAGCCGAATACATCAGGCGATCCATTCTGCCTGCATGGCGATGGATGGCTCAGCGAATGGGAGCTGAAATCGCACAGCGGCGAACAAGCGACACTTTCCTTTGTGCACGCCGAGCGAGCCGGTAGTCCCTATGCCTATGAGGCCGTGCAGGATGTGCGGCTTGATGGCAGCACTCTGGTTCTCTCCCTGACGGTCACGAACATATCGGCTCGCCGCTTACCCTTTGGATTGGGGCACCACCCCTTCTTTCCTCGCACGGCCGGGACGCGGCTCCGGGCGAGGGCAAAGCGCATCTGGGGCGAGAGGATCGGACACCTGCCCGACGTTCCCGGCCCAATTCCCCGCACGCTCGATTTCACCGAGGGCAATGTGCTCCCCGCTCACTGGATGAACAATGCCTATGACGGCTGGGACGGCGACGCCTCGATCGAATGGCCCGAGCGTCAGCTTGCCTTAAGGCTTGAAACTCAAGGCGCGTTCGGGTGCTTCATGATCTATTCGCCGGGTGCGGACGCGGACTTCTTCTGTTTCGAGCCGATGACGCATCTGCCGAACGCTCACAACATGCCGAACGAAGCCGGCGGCCTCGTTGCGTTGAAGCACGGACAAAGTCTCGCTGGCACCGTCAGGTTTCATCTGACGCCCATACGCTGA
- a CDS encoding DUF1127 domain-containing protein translates to MNVARSFNNWRKYRQTVAELGRMSTRELNDLGITRGDIHSVARAAVGR, encoded by the coding sequence ATGAACGTAGCACGCTCTTTTAACAACTGGCGTAAGTACCGTCAGACGGTCGCCGAGCTGGGCCGTATGTCGACGCGCGAACTCAACGACCTTGGCATTACCCGCGGCGATATCCATAGCGTCGCCCGCGCCGCTGTCGGCCGCTAA
- a CDS encoding Gfo/Idh/MocA family protein, whose amino-acid sequence MDNKRRFALVGTGNRGTTMWGKYLLAGWRSEVDLVAIADTNALRAERARTMIATNAPIYGNVDTMLAEARPDLVIVCTPDDTHDDIVVRALEAGADVITEKPMSTTVEKIRRILDAEKRNGRRVDVSFNYRFAPTAARIKELLNSGEIGRVTSVDFHWYLDTRHGADYFRRWHAYTDKSGSLFVHKATHHFDLLNWYLDSDPDAVTAFADLQMYGRRGPFRGPRCKLCPHKNECDFYLDLEADPFLDALYEDPSEIDGYFRDGCVFREDIDIPDTMVANIRYRNNVHVSYSLNTFQPIEGHHIAFNGTKGRIELRQYEDQPWEMPEEDVILLVRNFPKGRPGVERIAVPHSPGGHYGGDDRLRNMLFKPDATDPLGQRAGARAGAMSVLCGIAALQSSRTGKLVRLADLMPELFEDEFGSVPRSAAQVSASAGRQ is encoded by the coding sequence ATGGACAACAAACGTCGTTTTGCGCTGGTCGGTACCGGCAACCGCGGCACCACGATGTGGGGCAAGTATCTACTCGCCGGTTGGCGCAGCGAGGTGGATCTCGTCGCCATTGCCGACACGAATGCGCTCAGAGCCGAACGCGCGCGCACGATGATTGCCACCAACGCGCCCATCTACGGCAATGTCGACACGATGCTTGCCGAAGCGCGGCCCGATCTCGTGATCGTCTGCACGCCCGACGACACGCATGACGACATCGTCGTACGCGCGCTTGAAGCCGGTGCCGATGTCATCACCGAAAAGCCGATGTCGACGACCGTTGAAAAGATCCGCCGCATTCTGGACGCCGAGAAGCGCAACGGCCGGCGGGTTGACGTCTCGTTCAACTACCGCTTCGCGCCCACTGCGGCGCGCATCAAGGAACTGTTGAATTCCGGCGAGATCGGCCGAGTGACCTCCGTCGACTTTCATTGGTACCTCGATACCAGGCACGGTGCCGACTATTTCCGTCGCTGGCACGCCTATACGGACAAGTCGGGCAGCCTATTCGTGCACAAGGCGACCCACCATTTCGACCTGCTGAACTGGTATCTCGACAGTGATCCGGATGCCGTCACGGCGTTTGCCGACCTGCAGATGTACGGCCGCAGGGGTCCCTTCCGCGGGCCGCGCTGCAAGCTCTGTCCTCACAAGAATGAATGCGATTTCTACCTGGATCTCGAAGCCGATCCATTCCTCGACGCGCTCTACGAGGACCCCTCGGAGATCGACGGTTACTTCCGCGACGGCTGCGTCTTCCGCGAGGATATCGACATTCCCGATACGATGGTCGCGAACATACGCTACCGCAACAATGTCCACGTCTCCTATTCGCTGAACACCTTCCAGCCGATCGAGGGCCACCACATCGCCTTCAACGGAACGAAGGGCAGGATCGAGCTTCGCCAGTACGAGGACCAGCCGTGGGAGATGCCGGAGGAGGACGTCATCCTGCTGGTTCGCAATTTTCCGAAAGGCCGCCCGGGAGTCGAGCGCATCGCCGTGCCGCATTCCCCCGGCGGGCACTATGGCGGCGATGATCGGCTGCGGAACATGCTTTTCAAGCCAGATGCGACGGACCCGTTGGGGCAGCGGGCAGGCGCCCGCGCCGGTGCGATGTCCGTCCTCTGCGGCATCGCGGCACTCCAGAGCTCGCGCACGGGCAAGCTGGTCCGGCTTGCCGATCTGATGCCGGAGCTCTTCGAGGACGAGTTCGGCTCTGTTCCCCGATCCGCGGCGCAAGTTTCTGCCTCTGCCGGTCGGCAATGA
- a CDS encoding Gfo/Idh/MocA family protein, translating to MPRLGIILHGVTGRMGYNQHLVRSILAIRDQGGVTLKSGERLEIDPIIVGRNRDKMEQLAKRHNIARWSTDLDAALADPNDQIFFDAGTTLMRAELIGRALDAGKHVYCEKPISDDLGIALKLARKARASGLKHGVVQDKLFLPGLRKLALLRDSGFFGKILSVRGEFGYWVFEGDWGVPAQRPSWNYRKGDGGGIILDMLCHWRYVLDNLFGEVRAVSCLGATHIPTRVDEQGRTYDCDTDDAAYATFELDGGVIAQINSSWTVRVRRDDLVTFQVDGTHGSAVAGLTKCWTQHRVNTPKPVWNPDQPQTIDFYKTWDEVPDTQVFDNGFKAQWEMFLRHVAEDSPWPYGLEAGAKGVQLAELGLKSWAERRWLDVPALEF from the coding sequence ATGCCACGTTTGGGGATCATATTGCACGGCGTCACCGGCCGCATGGGCTACAACCAGCACCTGGTGCGCTCGATACTGGCCATTCGCGATCAGGGTGGGGTCACGCTCAAGTCCGGCGAACGGCTGGAGATCGACCCGATCATCGTCGGCCGCAACCGAGACAAGATGGAGCAACTCGCGAAGCGTCATAATATCGCTCGCTGGTCGACAGATCTCGATGCGGCGCTAGCCGATCCCAACGACCAGATCTTTTTCGACGCTGGCACGACGCTGATGCGCGCCGAGCTCATCGGCAGGGCGCTCGATGCCGGCAAGCATGTCTATTGTGAGAAGCCGATTTCCGATGATCTCGGCATAGCCCTTAAACTCGCCCGCAAGGCGCGCGCCTCCGGTCTCAAGCACGGCGTCGTGCAGGACAAGCTGTTCCTACCCGGACTTCGCAAGCTGGCGCTGCTCAGGGACTCGGGCTTCTTCGGGAAGATCCTCTCGGTGCGCGGCGAATTCGGCTACTGGGTCTTTGAAGGCGATTGGGGCGTGCCTGCCCAGCGTCCCTCCTGGAATTACCGCAAGGGCGACGGCGGCGGCATCATTCTGGATATGCTCTGCCACTGGCGCTACGTGCTGGACAACCTCTTCGGCGAGGTCCGGGCCGTCTCCTGCCTCGGCGCCACCCATATACCGACCCGCGTCGACGAGCAGGGCCGCACCTATGACTGCGATACGGACGATGCGGCCTATGCGACCTTCGAGCTCGACGGCGGCGTGATCGCGCAGATCAATTCCTCCTGGACGGTCCGCGTGCGCCGCGACGATCTCGTCACCTTCCAGGTCGACGGCACACATGGTTCGGCCGTCGCCGGGCTGACGAAATGCTGGACCCAGCACCGCGTCAACACGCCGAAGCCGGTCTGGAACCCGGATCAGCCGCAGACCATCGACTTCTACAAGACCTGGGATGAAGTGCCGGACACGCAGGTCTTCGACAACGGCTTCAAGGCGCAATGGGAGATGTTCCTGCGCCATGTCGCCGAGGACAGTCCATGGCCCTACGGGCTGGAGGCAGGCGCCAAGGGCGTGCAGCTTGCGGAACTCGGACTGAAATCCTGGGCCGAGCGCCGCTGGCTCGATGTACCGGCATTGGAGTTTTGA
- a CDS encoding dihydrodipicolinate synthase family protein yields the protein MTSIDLPLEGRLTRYELIGRPVPLQKRAPADFPRVAFAAAHVVADPLADNDPWLTPAIDWERTLAFRHRLWDLGLGVAEAMDTAQRGMGLGWPEARELIRRALAEARGRSGALIACGAGTDHLAPGPDVSIDDILKAYESQIEAIEAEGGRIILMASRALAAAAKGPEDYIRVYDRILSQVKEPVIIHWLGEMFDPALDGYWGNADHLAAMKTCLAVIEAHAEKVDGIKISLLSKEKEIAMRRRLPKGVRMYTGDDFNYAELIAGDEEGHSDALLGIFDAIAPVASAALEALGKGRKGEFFELLEATVPLSRHIFKAPTRFYKTGVVFLAYLNGLQDHFVMIGGQQSARSLAHLAELFRLADRAGALADPELAISRMQRVLAVHGID from the coding sequence ATGACCAGCATCGATCTTCCTCTTGAAGGCAGGCTTACGCGTTACGAGCTCATCGGACGGCCGGTTCCGTTGCAAAAGCGTGCACCGGCGGATTTCCCGCGAGTTGCCTTTGCGGCGGCGCACGTCGTCGCCGACCCGCTTGCCGATAATGATCCGTGGCTGACGCCGGCGATCGATTGGGAACGGACACTCGCCTTTCGCCACCGCCTCTGGGACCTCGGCCTCGGCGTCGCCGAGGCGATGGACACGGCCCAGCGCGGCATGGGCCTCGGCTGGCCGGAAGCGCGTGAACTCATCCGCCGTGCGCTTGCCGAAGCGCGCGGGCGCTCCGGGGCGCTGATCGCCTGCGGCGCAGGCACAGATCATCTGGCGCCAGGCCCCGATGTCTCGATCGACGATATTCTCAAGGCCTATGAGAGCCAGATCGAAGCGATCGAAGCCGAAGGTGGGCGGATCATCCTGATGGCGAGCCGGGCGCTCGCGGCAGCGGCGAAGGGGCCGGAAGATTATATCCGCGTCTATGACCGCATCCTTTCGCAGGTGAAGGAGCCGGTGATCATCCATTGGCTGGGCGAAATGTTCGATCCGGCGCTCGACGGTTATTGGGGCAATGCCGACCATCTGGCGGCGATGAAAACCTGCCTTGCTGTCATCGAAGCGCATGCCGAAAAGGTCGACGGCATCAAGATATCGCTGCTGTCGAAGGAGAAGGAAATCGCGATGCGGCGCCGGCTGCCAAAGGGCGTGCGCATGTATACCGGCGACGACTTCAATTACGCCGAGTTGATCGCCGGCGACGAGGAGGGGCACTCGGACGCGCTGCTCGGCATCTTCGATGCGATCGCGCCGGTGGCTTCAGCGGCGCTTGAGGCGCTCGGCAAAGGGCGCAAAGGCGAATTCTTCGAATTGCTGGAGGCGACCGTGCCGCTGTCGCGCCATATCTTCAAGGCGCCGACGCGCTTCTACAAGACCGGCGTCGTCTTCCTCGCCTATCTGAACGGCCTGCAGGATCATTTTGTGATGATCGGTGGGCAGCAGAGCGCGCGCTCGCTTGCCCATCTCGCCGAACTCTTCCGTCTGGCGGACAGGGCGGGCGCTCTTGCTGATCCGGAACTGGCGATCTCGCGCATGCAGCGCGTCCTCGCTGTCCACGGCATCGATTGA
- a CDS encoding enolase C-terminal domain-like protein, producing the protein MTEAPVVRLVEADIFERQVGFRFPFRFGAARVESAPQAFVRVRIADESGHESTGWSAEMMMPKWFDKNPVLSPDDNVAQLRASLHLAIESLRAVGAATPFGLHAAVEADHHEAAAGRGLPPLVASYGLALVDRAIIDVVCRMKGVSAVDAIRHDLLGITDATATDLAGFDLAGFLSRLEPSPRLAVRHTIGLADALTAADLASEQRLKDGLPQTLEEVIAAYGHRYFKIKVSGRPAEDLERLIAIAAVLDRTVDGYRATLDGNEQFESADAAADLLDRLQKEPRLSRLRRSLLFFEQPIARAEALSKSVAGLAQRMPLEIDESDGDVGAFPRARDLGYAGISSKSCKGFYRALINRARVEKWNREAGASRYFMSAEDLTTQSGLALQQDLVLAALVGAGHVERNGHHYVDGMGRAPAGEQASYLAAHADLYEGASGRARLVIRGGEVTFGTALGAIGLGSSVEPDWASMTAVS; encoded by the coding sequence ATGACCGAGGCTCCCGTGGTCAGGCTCGTTGAGGCGGATATCTTCGAGCGGCAGGTCGGCTTCCGCTTTCCTTTCCGATTTGGAGCGGCGCGTGTCGAGAGCGCGCCGCAGGCCTTCGTTCGGGTGAGGATCGCGGACGAAAGCGGCCATGAGTCCACCGGCTGGTCGGCCGAGATGATGATGCCGAAATGGTTCGACAAGAATCCGGTCCTTTCGCCGGATGACAACGTCGCGCAGCTTCGCGCGTCGCTCCACCTGGCTATCGAAAGCTTGCGGGCGGTTGGCGCAGCGACGCCCTTCGGGCTGCATGCCGCCGTCGAGGCCGATCATCACGAGGCGGCTGCGGGCCGGGGCCTCCCGCCGCTCGTGGCGTCGTACGGCCTTGCGCTCGTCGATCGCGCCATCATCGATGTCGTGTGCCGGATGAAAGGCGTAAGTGCGGTCGACGCCATCAGGCACGATCTGCTCGGCATCACCGATGCCACCGCAACGGACCTTGCGGGTTTTGACCTCGCGGGCTTTCTCTCGCGGCTCGAGCCTTCGCCGCGGCTCGCCGTGCGTCATACCATCGGCCTCGCCGATGCGCTGACCGCCGCCGATCTAGCGTCGGAGCAGCGGCTCAAGGACGGTCTGCCGCAGACGCTCGAAGAGGTGATTGCCGCTTATGGGCACCGCTATTTCAAGATCAAAGTGTCCGGGCGCCCAGCCGAAGACCTAGAGCGCCTGATAGCCATTGCCGCGGTGCTCGATCGCACGGTCGACGGCTATCGGGCGACGCTCGACGGCAACGAACAGTTCGAAAGCGCCGATGCGGCGGCCGACCTTCTTGATCGCCTGCAGAAGGAGCCGCGCCTTTCCAGGCTGCGCCGATCCCTTCTCTTTTTCGAGCAGCCGATCGCGCGTGCCGAGGCGCTGTCGAAATCGGTCGCCGGGCTCGCGCAGCGCATGCCGCTCGAAATAGACGAGTCCGACGGCGACGTCGGCGCCTTTCCGCGCGCCCGCGACCTGGGCTATGCTGGCATCTCCTCGAAATCCTGCAAGGGTTTCTACCGGGCGCTGATCAACCGCGCGCGCGTCGAGAAATGGAACCGCGAGGCGGGCGCTTCCCGGTATTTCATGTCCGCCGAGGACCTGACAACGCAATCAGGCCTCGCGCTCCAGCAGGATCTGGTCCTGGCCGCGCTCGTCGGCGCCGGCCATGTCGAGCGCAACGGTCATCACTATGTCGACGGCATGGGACGGGCCCCGGCGGGCGAGCAGGCGTCTTACCTCGCTGCCCATGCGGATCTGTACGAGGGCGCGTCCGGACGGGCACGGCTCGTCATCCGGGGCGGCGAAGTCACTTTCGGAACCGCCTTGGGGGCGATCGGTCTCGGCTCCTCGGTCGAGCCGGACTGGGCGTCGATGACGGCGGTCTCATGA